caacaaaaaatagactcttaaaattttttatcGAAGGTCAAGATTGGAGTAAGATCAAAATATATTCGAGATTTTTGGCATCTAATAGTAAACATTTTCCTGATATCGTTGATGAGTTTATTCAGTACCTCGATACTGGGTTTAGGAACCAATTGCATTCTAACAAGATCAATGTAAAAAatgttatttttttcagcGAGATGGTTAAATTTATGCTAGTCCCATCATTTGTCGTCTTCCATAAGATTAGAACGTTGATTATGAACCTGCAAGTGCCAAATAATATTGAAATACTGaccattttctttgaaCATGCCGGGAAATTCTTACTTTTCAAGCCAGAATATAAAAATGAAATGGACAAAATGGTTCAACTGCTTAAATTAAAAATGAAGGATAGACAGCTGGGAATGAACCTGAAAAGCGCTTTGGAAAATACGATGGTTTTACTATTCCCGCCCTCTGTTAAATCACTGAACGTTGAGGACCGTGAACTGACCGATGAAGAAAAGTTTTATCATGTTTTAATTAGAACTGAATTGCCAAATCTTAAAGTCAAGGAGCACATTAATCTCATATCAAGAGCCACCTGGTCAGATAACAATGTTCGGAATACGTTACACGTATTGTTTACCGAACCCGAAAAAATGAATTATCAAAATATTCCCATTTTGGCTCGAGTAATGACCGGACTGTACCCCTATCGGCGGGAGTTCGTCATTCGTGTCATTGATCAACTCTTAGAGAACATTGAAAGAGGGCTGGAGAGCAACGCACATAATCAAAATATGAGCAGAATTGCTCAAGTAAGACTTTTAACTGAGATATTCAATATGGAAATGATTAAGTCTGATGTTCTGGTTGACACCATGTATCATATAATGAAGTTTGGACACAAGAACAATCAGCCAACCCCTATTTCTGCTAGTCCGCTTGATTTACCGAATGATTATTTTAGGATTCAACTGCTGTGCACAATCTTACTGAACATAACCCGATTCCCAGTTgcatttttgaaaaaactgGAGCGTCTATTAAGATATTTTGAGTATTACACATTTTGCAAGAAACAGCCATTACCCATTGAAACACAGTTTAAAGTAACAGATgccttcaacaacttttcGGATCGGTttaattttgaaaaatctgCAAATATAATGGAGTGTCTTACGAGATTACAAAGTCTGGCACAGGCTCAAAGTGAGCAACAGCGATCGCTACCGATGAATTCACAATGTGGGTTATCAGCTAACGAAATGCGGAACATTATCAAAACTGACGTTAATGTGACTCAAACGGACAACGAAGCTTATGAGGATGGcgaggatgaggaggaggatgatGAACCCAAATACGTAGATGAAATGGAGGAAGATGCTGATAATCAGAGCGGCGAAAAAGATGATCAAGGGGATGAAGACGAAAATGAAACAGACAGTGATTGGGATAGTAATACAAGCAGTGAGGAAGATTCTGACTCAGAAAGTTCGTCGAACGAAAATTCTGATAGTGAGTTCAAATATATGGATGTCGATAGAGATATTGAGTTGAAACGAATGCAGGAAGAATACAACAAAAAGCTGAAGAGTCCTGAAGAGCTTAAGATAGAGGAGGAATTGGATAAACAGTTCAACATCATGCTTCAGGAATCGATGGAGGAGaggaaaaatgaaaagCCGTTAGTTACTGCAATACCAATCATGGTCAACCAGAATGCAGCGACCACCCCCCTTCTTTCTGATGGGACTGCTACTAACAACCAATCTCTTTCAAACAAAGTCGCATTTACGTTCTTGACGAAAGCAGgcaaaaaaacaaatacaCGTACTTTAGATTTGCCAAAGGATGTCAAGTTTGTTTCCGGGGTTttagaagaggaagaaaaattAAAGAATGAGAGAGAACAAATCAAGAAAATTGTTCTacaaaaaacttttgacTGAGAAGGAACTTCAATGTTATAACTTTGAGTGGTTGATATTGCATACAGAATTGATTAAATTTTTACTTAGATAATTAGGTATATAGATTATTTTACGTGTACCATAACCATTGTAATATCATCTTCTTTCCCACCTTGGTACAGTTTACCTGTCAATTTCGTTAGTTCCTGTGAGAACACCGATGGAAACTTGGGATCTTTACTGATTGTAACAATTTTTGCTACGAGCTCTTTAGCCGcattttgaaaatctgTCTCCACTTGAGCCTCATTGTCTCTCAAGAACAATTCAATATCCCCAGTGTCAATGTTGTCAGTGACCCCATCTGTGGCCAATATCACAACATCATTTTTGGCAAGATCGAATTTGTATTCATCGGCGTCTTCTGGAGTGTTTTGTATATATGATCTACCGGTTCTTGCTGCCTCCTTTGCCATTGGTTCAGGGATTATGGCTAGCTGGAAGGGGGCGTTGAAGCCAACAGTTTGAAACTTTGTTTGGAACACCATTTTGTGATCTCTGAAAACACCGCACCAAGAATCCCCAAGGTTCGCGATATTTAGCGTGCCgttattttcaaaatgagCAGCAATTGCAGTTGTCCCACCAACCTCTACGGTTTTTTCGTCTTTGATCTTACGATAAGCGGATCCAATTAGATCCTTGGGAGTCAGAGATTGGTCTTTCCCGCCCTTTGGGCTTGGAAGGGAAGCCAATTGGCCCATGGCTTTGCAGAGTTCTCTGGAAATAGCACTAGAATCGTAACCGTGTTCGACCCACCCACCCACACCATCGGCTACCCCGGTCCAGAGGTCTGAGACACTGTTTGAagtgacaaaaaaattgtcCTCACCAGTGGCCGACATTAGTGAATCCTTGAGCTTCTGGTATATTTTGTCATCCCTATCCTTTGGCTGATACGCTACGGCGAACTTGTACGAAAACGGACCGGAAATATCACCTGTATTGGCATTGGAACTTTGCTGACCGCTGCCCTGGTATTGTTGATAGTTGGAATGTGTTGAGTCAGAGACAAAATATCTCCTAGATATTAAGCCCAATTGGCTTTTCAGTAAGAGGAACCCGTTGTTAACTGGCGATAGATCATCAAATGATGGATGTATTAGTAAACGTGCCATGTACGCTATGAAGACAGTCACTACtataaaaataaacataCCATAGTAGCTCCTTGATGTAGCACCTAGTGTTCTCGCAGATCCAACGGCGAACATCACTGGTTGTGTCGTTTGCAAACCTGTTCAACTTTAGTGCATCAACAACCTTCTACAACCGACAtttcattttgttttctaTAATTTACTGAAGTGAATCCCAAAGACTGTCCAGAGAAAGAGCACTTTGGTTCTCGGTTCAGCAAAGAGTGAAGTGTGTCTGTCTACGTACAGTAACATCTGGGTCCTATGTGATTGTATACGTTTGAAAAGTGTTCTAGGATCACTTTTCATCGTCAATGTTTGCGTAGAAATAATACGATACTGTTTCAGAAACGTTTCAACTTTGATTGCTGTTATTCAACCCAGCAGAACAGAAGGTTTAGTTCAAACGGTATTGAAACAGCAGGATGCTGGATCACACTCTTGGAAGTTATAAATATTACAAACTGATGTAGTCAAATGGAGAGCATGATGCGTTGATATATCCTTTCTCGAGCTTCACAATATCTTTAAACTGCCAAGCCTATATCTCCAAATGTCGAGCAAGTCACGATCCAGTTCCCACCATGATACTAGAGGATTTTCTGAAAGTCGAAATAGAGCCAAGGTTACgatcaaagaagaagcagaaccGTGCGAACTACATGACATAGTAAACTGTAAGAAATGCCAAAGGGCTGAACAGGAAAGATTAGAAAACATATTGAAACGATCGATTTCAATGAACGCGATTCCTGGCAGAAATGCTTCATCAACAGTTCCAAGAAAGTTGCACAGATCATCCTCTCAGACAAGTTGCTACAGTACAGGATCAACTCAATCCGTCCCCGTCGAAATGCAAAACGATTCCTTCAGTGAATTGTTATACTATTTTTCTTCGCAAAGTCGAGAACGACGGGATCCTCATACTGCAAACATCTTTTGGGATTTACTTCCGATCGAAACCAAGCAGGCTTTAATTAGAAAGAtaatcaacaacaagaaacgaAGGAGCAACAAGAATTTGGTCTACAATGACTTCCGAAGTTTGCTTCTTTTAAATGAAACTAACTATCAACCATCTACTAGCAAGTGTACTCGATCAAGACCGGTGTCACTATTATCTCCAAAGGAACAATTGGCTTCTCAACTTATAGGCCAGCTGTTCGATAGTATCAGCTCCGAGAGTGATCCGGAATCAGATGCATGTTACATTCCGAACGTTGGGCCTAATGCCGAACAGCTCGACACTTTTTCAGATGCTCAAACAGCTTTGGAGAATATACGGATTTGGCGAGACCGTCAAGAAATTAAtgcaaaaataaaagaagtCAATCTGTTGATTGAAAGGTTTGAGAAAATGTCTCCCTCACCAACTCCAGCGAGTACCGATGATTCCCAGAAGCACAAAACTTTAAGTAGTAACGCACAAGCTGGGAATTTAGCAATCCCcaaacaacagcaacaaaggCAAAAAACCCAGCTAaagtttctgtttcaaacGAACCACCCCCATCAAGACGGAAAGAAGGATTTCTGGAAACGCTGGCCTCCAAATCTAAGAAATTTATGAGTAGATTCAAACATAAAAAGAGACCAGGCTCATTAGACCTTTACAGGAAGCCAAATCCCGAAATTTATTCCGACTTTCGCTCCAAATGAATAGTAAAAGATTTTCTATAGTTGCACAAAGCGGAAATTAAATCTAATTATATAATTGGAAAGAACACTAGCTCCGACTAGTCGTCATTGCATCTTTaattttgtccaaaaacAGTGATAAAATAAATCCTAAAATAATTGAAAATGACCTTCAATTTTTTAAACGAGAACGAGAAACACAACGGTCTAGGGAAGCAATCGCGTTACATCTGTAATGGCTGACGGTTTGAGAAGGAAAGTTGCTCTTTCACATTATGAGGCTGCTCAGTTATTTTTGGATGGCAATCCAGAGGAAGAAGTGACGGAAAACGACGCGTTTGGTGACTTACCGTCTACTGTCGAGCTGAAAACAACTCATTCACATCATATCCACGATAACAATAC
The genomic region above belongs to Huiozyma naganishii CBS 8797 chromosome 2, complete genome and contains:
- the NMD2 gene encoding Nmd2p (similar to Saccharomyces cerevisiae NMD2 (YHR077C); ancestral locus Anc_5.363): MYNERRIELHKLNSDAWVGVSVFEVDRNKLDSSIKRNTGFIKKLKKGITKENKDTLLKDIKEVFLEKYLSEVIVTVNEGLSLVPNKNDDISAAVEIICALHQRFYSNFTGKLFELFLQNFINPGDDELVLEKDELVRMKKIRSNFRILTELYLVGVFPSLDIAESKENVPLYLRKKVGKKEPFLVAILKELLNYKFKLGYTTLLATQLAKKYFTFFDDNDASWDLLIPDENLKVSLQAIYEVFVEAVFNKTVELDKKLAKLMKEHQKCQIRTGKAVDEYIEEYNLLLPVLQRFKEATEVFVECFNKEAPGLSSEKNLEDDEQPTSIITSQIVSPGQRLWETDEMKRFYENLPDIDVAIKASQERNVTKTDNNETVNHFFDELEIAETKEQIDRLSFEYWNSGIDNRATKNRLLKFFIEGQDWSKIKIYSRFLASNSKHFPDIVDEFIQYLDTGFRNQLHSNKINVKNVIFFSEMVKFMLVPSFVVFHKIRTLIMNLQVPNNIEILTIFFEHAGKFLLFKPEYKNEMDKMVQLLKLKMKDRQLGMNLKSALENTMVLLFPPSVKSLNVEDRELTDEEKFYHVLIRTELPNLKVKEHINLISRATWSDNNVRNTLHVLFTEPEKMNYQNIPILARVMTGLYPYRREFVIRVIDQLLENIERGLESNAHNQNMSRIAQVRLLTEIFNMEMIKSDVLVDTMYHIMKFGHKNNQPTPISASPLDLPNDYFRIQLLCTILLNITRFPVAFLKKLERLLRYFEYYTFCKKQPLPIETQFKVTDAFNNFSDRFNFEKSANIMECLTRLQSLAQAQSEQQRSLPMNSQCGLSANEMRNIIKTDVNVTQTDNEAYEDGEDEEEDDEPKYVDEMEEDADNQSGEKDDQGDEDENETDSDWDSNTSSEEDSDSESSSNENSDSEFKYMDVDRDIELKRMQEEYNKKLKSPEELKIEEELDKQFNIMLQESMEERKNEKPLVTAIPIMVNQNAATTPLLSDGTATNNQSLSNKVAFTFLTKAGKKTNTRTLDLPKDVKFVSGVLEEEEKLKNEREQIKKIVLQKTFD
- the PTC7 gene encoding type 2C protein phosphatase PTC7 (similar to Saccharomyces cerevisiae PTC7 (YHR076W); ancestral locus Anc_5.362) — protein: MARLLIHPSFDDLSPVNNGFLLLKSQLGLISRRYFVSDSTHSNYQQYQGSGQQSSNANTGDISGPFSYKFAVAYQPKDRDDKIYQKLKDSLMSATGEDNFFVTSNSVSDLWTGVADGVGGWVEHGYDSSAISRELCKAMGQLASLPSPKGGKDQSLTPKDLIGSAYRKIKDEKTVEVGGTTAIAAHFENNGTLNIANLGDSWCGVFRDHKMVFQTKFQTVGFNAPFQLAIIPEPMAKEAARTGRSYIQNTPEDADEYKFDLAKNDVVILATDGVTDNIDTGDIELFLRDNEAQVETDFQNAAKELVAKIVTISKDPKFPSVFSQELTKLTGKLYQGGKEDDITMVMVHVK
- the KNAG0B04540 gene encoding uncharacterized protein (ancestral locus Anc_5.358a); translation: MSSKSRSSSHHDTRGFSESRNRAKVTIKEEAEPCELHDIVNCKKCQRAEQERLENILKRSISMNAIPGRNASSTVPRKLHRSSSQTSCYSTGSTQSVPVEMQNDSFSELLYYFSSQSRERRDPHTANIFWDLLPIETKQALIRKIINNKKRRSNKNLVYNDFRSLLLLNETNYQPSTSKCTRSRPVSLLSPKEQLASQLIGQLFDSISSESDPESDACYIPNVGPNAEQLDTFSDAQTALENIRIWRDRQEINAKIKEVNLLIERFEKMSPSPTPASTDDSQKHKTLSSNAQAGNLAIPKQQQQRQKTQLKFLFQTNHPHQDGKKDFWKRWPPNLRNL